The Terriglobales bacterium genomic interval CCGGGCCAACGCCCGCCCGCGCCACATTGCGGCGGTGGGGATCGCCAACCAGCGCGAAACCACCATCGTCTGGGAGCGCAAGACCGGGAAACCGGTGTCGAGCGCGATCGTCTGGCAAGATCGTCGCACGGCGCCGATCTGTAAGCGGCTCCAGGATTCGGGCCTCGAAGAAACCATCCGCGCGAAGACGGGGCTGCTGATCGACGCCTACTTCTCGGCCACCAAGATCATGTGGATCCTGGAGAGCGTGAAGGGCGCGCGCGAGAAGGCGGAGCGGGGCGAACTGGCCTTCGGAACCGTGGACAGCTGGCTGATCTGGAACCTGACCAGTGGCAAGCTGCACACCATGGACGCCACCAACGCATCCCGCACCATGCTCTTCAACATTCACGAGTGCAGGTGGGACCAGGAACTGCTCGAGGCCTTCGACATTCCGGCGTCCCTGCTGCCCGAAGTCCGCGCTTCGAGCGGCGTCTATAATGACGTTTCCACCAGCCTCGCCCTCGAGGGCATTCCCATCGCGGGAGTCGCGGGCGATCAGCAGGCGGCACTGTTCGGCCAAGCCTGCTTCCGCCCCGGGATGGCCAAATGCACCTACGGCACCGGGGCGTTTCTGATGCAGACGCTGGGAAGGGAAAGCAGTGCCTCGTGCAATCGCCTGTTGACCACGGTGGCCTGGCAGCGGGACGGAGCCGTCGAATATGCAATGGAAGGCAGCGTTCTGGTTGCCGGCTCGGTGGTGCAGTGGCTGCGCGACGGGCTCGGTATCATCCGCAGCTCCGAAGACGTGGAGCCGTTGGCGCTCAGCGTCCCGGATAACGGCGACGTCTACGTGGTCCCGGCGTTCACCGGACTGGGCGCGCCTCACTGGGATCCGCATGCGCGCGGCATGATCATCGGAATCACGCGCGGGACCAAGGCGGGGCACATCGCGCGGGCCGCGCTCGAAAGCATCGCCTACCAGGTGGCGGATCTCTCCGGCGCCATGCAGCAGGACTCGGGCATCCCCATCCATGCTCTGCGAGTGGACGGCGGCGCATCACGCAACGATACGCTGATGCAGTTCCAGGCCGACCTTCTGGGAATCCCGGTGGTCCGTCCGGCGATCACAGAAACGACTTCGCTCGGCGCGGCGTTCCTCGCGGGCCTGGCCGTGGGATTCTGGAAGAACACCGCCGAAATCGAAGGGCAGTGGACGAAGGAAAAGGAGTTTCAGCCCAGGATGGGCCGCAGGCAGGTGGACAGCCTCTGTGGCCGGTGGCGGCAGG includes:
- the glpK gene encoding glycerol kinase GlpK, translating into MKYILALDQGTTSSRAVLYDRDGVIHGLAQREFEQLYPCLGWVEHDPEEIWASQVGVAVEALSRANARPRHIAAVGIANQRETTIVWERKTGKPVSSAIVWQDRRTAPICKRLQDSGLEETIRAKTGLLIDAYFSATKIMWILESVKGAREKAERGELAFGTVDSWLIWNLTSGKLHTMDATNASRTMLFNIHECRWDQELLEAFDIPASLLPEVRASSGVYNDVSTSLALEGIPIAGVAGDQQAALFGQACFRPGMAKCTYGTGAFLMQTLGRESSASCNRLLTTVAWQRDGAVEYAMEGSVLVAGSVVQWLRDGLGIIRSSEDVEPLALSVPDNGDVYVVPAFTGLGAPHWDPHARGMIIGITRGTKAGHIARAALESIAYQVADLSGAMQQDSGIPIHALRVDGGASRNDTLMQFQADLLGIPVVRPAITETTSLGAAFLAGLAVGFWKNTAEIEGQWTKEKEFQPRMGRRQVDSLCGRWRQALERSKSWGVHAEGAASGTNAEGGTQ